The nucleotide window ACAGCTCATGATGCGCAGGGACATCGCCGCCAGTGGCACGACCGCCGGATCGTTCACAAACAGCCGCACCACCGGTGCCGCAAATACGATAAAGAACAGTCCAATTACGCCGAGGAACACCATGTTGTATAAGCCTGTCCGCCACACAGCCTGCTCGGCGCGGTCCGGATGTCTGGCGCCAAGGTTCTGCCCTACCAGCGTTGCCGCGGCATTGCTCAGACCCCACGAGGGCAGGATGAAGAAGATCACGATGCGGATGGCAACGGTATACCCCGCCACCGCTGCCGCGCCAAAGAGCGCGATAATCCGCACCAGGCCGATCCAGCTCGCATTCGCGATCGTGAACTGCAGCATGCCAGTCAACGAAACACGCAGCAGCCGCCACAACACTCCTGCATTGATCCGAAGATGCCGTGCCAGCACATGAATCCGCTCGGTGCCTTTTAACAGCCGATAGAACTGATACAGCACGCCGATGCTTCGTCCAGTAAAGGTCGCCAGCGCAGCCCCCGTCACACCCAAGCCATGGAACGGCCCGATACCAAAGATCAGCAGAGGATCGAGGATCAGGTTCAGGATGTTCGAAACCCACAGGAGACGCATCGCGATCGCCGCATCGCCGGCGCCGCGGAAGATGGCGTTATTCAGAAAGAGCAGGATGATCGCCCCGCAACCACCCAGCGCGATCCGCGCATATCCAGAACCGATGGCCACAATCGCAGGGGAAGCCCCCAGCAGCGCCAGCAGCTTCGGCGCATAGATCCCTGCTGGAATACCCATCGCCAGCGAGACCAGAAGCCCCAGCGCAATTGCCTGCACACCCGAGATCGCCGCGTCTTCAGGATCTTTCTCGCCGATGCGCCGCGCGACCATCGCTCCGGTTGACAGAGAAAGCCCCATGCCCACGGCAAAGACCAGCGCCAGCATCGACTCTGTCATGCCCACCGTGGCCACGGCATTGGCACCCAGCCGCCCAACCCAGAAGACATCCACCACCGCAAACAGCGATTCGAGGACCATCTCCAGCACCATCGGAATTGCCAGCAGCAAAATGGCGCGGTTCAGACTGCCTGCCGTAAAGTCCTGGTGCGATCCCCGCAACGCCTCGCGCACCGCGGCCCAGACTCCAGTGGAAGGCGCGGTTGTGGATATGTTGTCCTGCGAAGGATTCATAGCCCGATTTCCTGTCTCTCCAAGATATGCTGTAGCCCATGGTGACACGCTTTTCTCTCGGGCTCTTTCTCTCTGCTTGTGGACTCGTGCTTCCGGCCGCGGCGCAAGCACCGCCGCAGGGTCTCCACTTCCCCACAAACGAAGAACTGCGTCACACCCGCAGCATGGCCCAGCCGCGCCTCTCGCCCGACGGCCGCAGCGTGCTCCTCACCGTCACCGACTCCACCGCCGATGGCGCCCGCAGCCACCTCTGGCTGGTCGACATCAAGCAGAACACCGCCCGCCAGCTCACCTTCACCCCGGCCGGAGAGAAGCGCGGCGAGAACAACGGCCAGTGGATGCCGGACGGCGACTCCATCCTCTTCCTTGCGCATCGCGGCGAGCACACGCAACTCTATCGTCTTTCCATGGAAGGTGGCGAGGCCCGCGCCTACGACCTCAAGATCACGCCGACTGTCGACACCTCGAAGCTGCCGGACGCTATTCCGCCCGCCAAGACGGATGCCGCAAAGCCCGATACCGCCGATAAGCCTGAGCAGATTCCCCTCGACGTGGAAAACTACAGCCCGTCACCCGACGGCCGCTGGATCGCCATTCTTGCGCACGATCCGGAAACGCCTGGCGAGAAAAAAGCGCACGATGACAAGGCTGACGCTGTATGGGTCGATCACGATCCTCATGGCTCGCGTCTCTATCTTCTCGATCCCGAAAGCGGCAAGCTCACACCCGTCTCCGTTGCGCCCGATGTCGACTCTGTAGCCTGGGCCCGCCAGTCCGACCGCATCCTGGCCGTGGCCCGCGGCATGAACAACGCCGGCGACCTTGGCCCCGATGCGTCCTCATGGCTCGTCTCTACCGGCGACCCCGATCATCCTCGTAAGCTCACCCAGCTTCCCGCCACGGTGGAAGGAGCTATCTGGTCCGACGACGGCAAGCATCTCTACTTTATGGCGCAATCCGCTGCCGACGCCCCTCCGGGCTACAGCGATCTTTACAGTTACAGCTTTGACGACAGTTCCATCAAAAACCTTACCGGCGGCTACAGCGGCAGCCTCGCTCACCAGTTGCCGATTCAGGATGACAGCCGACTCCTCGTTCCCGTCCAGACCGGCACCCGCATCGGCGTCCTTCGCCTCAACCCCGACTCACCGGCCGACAAGCAGGAGCCGGTCAAATTCGACACTGCCACGGTGACAAATCTCGACACCAATGACCGCCGCAATGGCTGGGTCTGGCTGGGCTCTTCCAGCACACAACCCATGACCCTCTTTTACGCTGAAAAACTGAGTCGCAGCGCGCACGCACTCAACGCGCCCACGCTCATGCCGGCTGCCTGGCCACAGGTACAATCGCAGCTCGTAAGCTGGAAGAATGAGGGCCTGACCATGGAGGGACTCCTCTATCTGCCGCCAGAGGCTGCGAACAGGAAGGTCCCGCTCATCGTCGATGTTCACGGCGGCCCCACCGGCGCCTTTGAAGATGCCTACTACCCGCTCATCGAGTTTCTACTCGGCCAGGGATGGGCTGTCTTCCGCACCAACCCCCGCGGCTCCACAGGCTACGGAGCCGCCTTCGCTGCTGCGAATAAGAACGACCTTGGAGGCGCCGACTATCGCGACATTATGAGCGGTGTCGATACCGTGCTTGCCCGCTATCCGCTCGATACCTCGCGCATGGCTTTGATGGGCTACAGCTATGGCGGCGAGATGGCCGGCTTTGTCGAAGGCAAGACGACACGCTTCAAGGCTATTGTCAGCGGTGCGCCGGTCATCGACCAGAACAGCGAGTACGGCACCGAATCCGGCTCCTGGTACGACCGCTGGTTCTACGGCAAGCCGTGGGAGCACGAGGCCGACGCCTGGCGGCAGAGCCCGCTCTCAGGCGTCTCCCATGCCAAGACACCGTTCCTGCTGCTGCAGGGCGAAGCAGATACGACAGACCCACTTGGCCAGAGCCAGGAGATGTACCGCGCTCTCCGCCAGATGGGGGTACCCGTCGATATGGTGCAATACCCGCGCGAGAACCATGGACCGCTCGCCAACGGCATCTTCGGCAACCCCAGCCCCGAACCCTGGCATGGCTTCGATGGCCGCCAGCGCATCGTGAAGTTTTTCAAGACCGCGTTTGGAGAATGAAATCCCCCTGCATGCAAAGCAACGCTGTTCTACACGCAAGACGCATCCTGTCATCTCTGCTGGCTCTGATGTGCCTTTTAGCGGTGACAGCTTGTTCGCACCACACACAGCCGCTCCCTGCGGGAGAGCAGGCTGACCACATCGTAATTCTGAAATCGCAGCACCAGATGGTTCTGATGACCCAGGGAAAGCTGCTCAGAACCTATCGCGTCGCTCTCGGCCGGGCAAGCGGTAACAAAGAGCGGCGAGGGGACCATAAGACGCCATTAGGGCACTATGTGATCGATCAGAAGAACGCACAGAGCCGGTTCCACCTAGCGCTGCACGTCTCCTATCCGAATGCAGCCGACCAGCAGCATGCCCGTGAAGCCGGTGTCGATCCGGGAGATGCCATCCTGATCCATGGCGTGAGAAAGCAATTCGCGTGGCTGGGCTCGCTACAGCATGACATCGACTGGACCGATGGCTGCATCGCCGTAACCAACGATGAGATGGATGAAGTCTGGAAGCTGGTTCCCACGGGGACTCCGGTGGATATCGAACCTTAGCCACAGACAGGACTGGCTGGCACATCTTATTCCCGACTCCGCCGCATCCACGCATCTATAGAGAGCCCATCGAACCGCCGCAGACCCAGCAGCGCCGCATATACCAGCCCATAGAGAAGCTGGATGGATGCGGCCTGCCAGTCCTGAATGAGCGAAGAACCGAAGGTCAGCACCATCATCCATACCATGGCCGCCACCAGCGTGGCACGCGTGCGCAAGCCGATCAGCAGCAGCGCGCCAAGGATCATCTCCACCGGCGGCAACACGGAGAAGAAAAGCTGCGTCAAGACAGGTGGAAGCACGCTGTGCGCAAACTCCGCCTGCATCTTTCCACTAAACGCAGAGGCACCGCCAAGAATGCGGCTCGCCCCGTGCATCAGCAGGTTTAAGCCGGCAAGCGCACGGAGCAGTCCATAAGCCAGCTTCTCGTCAGCAATTCCCTTCTCTCTGGCCATGCTTCCTGTCTCCTGGATCACAATGCCGCGAGCGGCGAGCTAGACTACCGCCGAAGCCCGTGCCAGTGCACGCTTCAGCACCACTTCGAGCGCGGCTTTCTGCTCCTGGTATTCGGCCTCGGATAAGCGTCCAGCGAGCCGTTCCGTCTCGAGTGCGAACAGCTCCTCCTTTAGGCTCGCCAGCAGCGGATCGGCGACACCGGCAGCAGGCTTTACTCCTGCGGCAGGCATGGGTGTAGGCACCAGCGGCGAGGGCTCTCCCAACACCGGAGCATCTGCCGGCTTCCCACGCAGAAAGAACGCCGCCGCCATCACCAGCAACAGTCCCAGGCCGCTCAGTATCCACCACTTATATTTCTGCAGCGGATCGGGCGTGTCGATCGGCGCGCTCATCCCACCGCCCGGCCTCGTATCGGCCTCTGGCGATGCAGACTGCTGGCCATTAGCATCGCTGCCGTCCTGCTGCTGCGCTTCACGCGGCATCACGCCTTCGCCGGATACCGTAAATGCCAGCGTCTGGCCCTGCTTAAGACCACGCGCGAGATATGTCTGCGCTCCCTGCTCCACGTCGGCTGCCGTAAATATCGTGCCGCCATCGAACTTCATCGTCTTGGGCAGGATCACAGCAAAATTTGCTGTCGGCAGGGCCGGCTTCGGCGTGAATTTGTAACTGCCGCTGTACGGAATCGTATAGCCTACCTGGAAGCGCGTTTCTCCCGGCCTTACCGGAAAGACAAAGGCATAGTTTCCGGGCTCTCCTGTGGGCATGGGCGAGGACGCCACCGGCATACCCTGCGGCCCCATTGCCGCCGAAGACTGAATCTTCGCTTCCGCCGGCAGCGTGATGGGATACGCATCCTTACCGAATTGCGTCCGCGGCGGCTTCGACTCGTTCTTCACAAAATAACTCTCTACCACCTGCATGCCTTGCGGACCAGCTTCAATCCGCATCACATCCGCCTCGGTGCTCACACCTTCCACCTTCGGCTCCACGTCATAGACATCCACATCCACGACGGTTTTGCCCGGCTGCACCGGCTCAAAGTAATTGGCTTTCTGGTGATCCACGCGGATCAGGTGCATCCCA belongs to Silvibacterium dinghuense and includes:
- a CDS encoding carboxypeptidase-like regulatory domain-containing protein yields the protein MKAFLGVQHTAALAVVFFAGMTASAATVTGMVTDKTTNKPAAGDDVVLIGFGQGMQEAGRTKTDGTGHYSIDVPDNGMHLIRVDHQKANYFEPVQPGKTVVDVDVYDVEPKVEGVSTEADVMRIEAGPQGMQVVESYFVKNESKPPRTQFGKDAYPITLPAEAKIQSSAAMGPQGMPVASSPMPTGEPGNYAFVFPVRPGETRFQVGYTIPYSGSYKFTPKPALPTANFAVILPKTMKFDGGTIFTAADVEQGAQTYLARGLKQGQTLAFTVSGEGVMPREAQQQDGSDANGQQSASPEADTRPGGGMSAPIDTPDPLQKYKWWILSGLGLLLVMAAAFFLRGKPADAPVLGEPSPLVPTPMPAAGVKPAAGVADPLLASLKEELFALETERLAGRLSEAEYQEQKAALEVVLKRALARASAVV
- a CDS encoding MATE family efflux transporter, with amino-acid sequence MNPSQDNISTTAPSTGVWAAVREALRGSHQDFTAGSLNRAILLLAIPMVLEMVLESLFAVVDVFWVGRLGANAVATVGMTESMLALVFAVGMGLSLSTGAMVARRIGEKDPEDAAISGVQAIALGLLVSLAMGIPAGIYAPKLLALLGASPAIVAIGSGYARIALGGCGAIILLFLNNAIFRGAGDAAIAMRLLWVSNILNLILDPLLIFGIGPFHGLGVTGAALATFTGRSIGVLYQFYRLLKGTERIHVLARHLRINAGVLWRLLRVSLTGMLQFTIANASWIGLVRIIALFGAAAVAGYTVAIRIVIFFILPSWGLSNAAATLVGQNLGARHPDRAEQAVWRTGLYNMVFLGVIGLFFIVFAAPVVRLFVNDPAVVPLAAMSLRIMSCGNIAYAYGMVMLQAFNGAGDTVTPTIVNFFGFWVLELPLGWWLATHTRMHSQGAILSIVIAEAAMAAASMVLFRGGRWKKQQI
- a CDS encoding DoxX family membrane protein, which encodes MAREKGIADEKLAYGLLRALAGLNLLMHGASRILGGASAFSGKMQAEFAHSVLPPVLTQLFFSVLPPVEMILGALLLIGLRTRATLVAAMVWMMVLTFGSSLIQDWQAASIQLLYGLVYAALLGLRRFDGLSIDAWMRRSRE
- a CDS encoding L,D-transpeptidase family protein, giving the protein MCLLAVTACSHHTQPLPAGEQADHIVILKSQHQMVLMTQGKLLRTYRVALGRASGNKERRGDHKTPLGHYVIDQKNAQSRFHLALHVSYPNAADQQHAREAGVDPGDAILIHGVRKQFAWLGSLQHDIDWTDGCIAVTNDEMDEVWKLVPTGTPVDIEP
- a CDS encoding alpha/beta hydrolase family protein, with amino-acid sequence MVTRFSLGLFLSACGLVLPAAAQAPPQGLHFPTNEELRHTRSMAQPRLSPDGRSVLLTVTDSTADGARSHLWLVDIKQNTARQLTFTPAGEKRGENNGQWMPDGDSILFLAHRGEHTQLYRLSMEGGEARAYDLKITPTVDTSKLPDAIPPAKTDAAKPDTADKPEQIPLDVENYSPSPDGRWIAILAHDPETPGEKKAHDDKADAVWVDHDPHGSRLYLLDPESGKLTPVSVAPDVDSVAWARQSDRILAVARGMNNAGDLGPDASSWLVSTGDPDHPRKLTQLPATVEGAIWSDDGKHLYFMAQSAADAPPGYSDLYSYSFDDSSIKNLTGGYSGSLAHQLPIQDDSRLLVPVQTGTRIGVLRLNPDSPADKQEPVKFDTATVTNLDTNDRRNGWVWLGSSSTQPMTLFYAEKLSRSAHALNAPTLMPAAWPQVQSQLVSWKNEGLTMEGLLYLPPEAANRKVPLIVDVHGGPTGAFEDAYYPLIEFLLGQGWAVFRTNPRGSTGYGAAFAAANKNDLGGADYRDIMSGVDTVLARYPLDTSRMALMGYSYGGEMAGFVEGKTTRFKAIVSGAPVIDQNSEYGTESGSWYDRWFYGKPWEHEADAWRQSPLSGVSHAKTPFLLLQGEADTTDPLGQSQEMYRALRQMGVPVDMVQYPRENHGPLANGIFGNPSPEPWHGFDGRQRIVKFFKTAFGE